The DNA region CCTATCCATCCGAATTTCCCCATTGCTGATTGTATGCCCGAGGAACTGTACTATGGGCTGTGTGAAGCTACATTTTTCACGTTTTACGCACAGATCATTTTCCCTTAGTACCTTGAATACCTTGCGAATGTGCTCCGCATGGTCATCCATGTTGTTGCTGTAAACCGTAATATCATCTAAATATATGACAACGAACTGATCCAAGAAAGGATGGAACAATTTGTTCATCAAAGTGCAGAATATTGCGGGagcgttggtcaacccaaatggcattaccaaCCATTCAAAAGCCCCATAGCATGTAACACAAGTTGTTTTGGGCACATCTCCACGGCAATCCGCACTTGATAGTAGCCTTTTCTTAAGTCCATCTTGGTGAATACCTTGGCCTACCCTAAGCGGTCAAATAAATCCACAATGAGAGGGAtggggtacttgttcttcacagtTACCTTGTTAAGGGCCcgataatcaatatataatcacATGGtaccctccttcttcttctgaaaTAAGATATGTGCTCCGTAAGGTGCCTTGGATGGTCGTATATGGCCAGGCTCTAGCAACTCCTTGAGTTGCTTCCTCAATTCCTCTAATTCTGGGGGCGCCATGCGATAAGGCAACATGGCAAGTGGCTTCACCCCTGGAACAAGCTCAATCTGATGATCAATTTCCCTTCGTGGTGGAAATTGTTTGGGAAGTTCTTGCGGTATCACATCCTTATTATCTTCAAGGACTTGCTCAATGCAGGGAGGCAATGCTACTGCCTCAAGGGAATTCTCAACGATTCCCGTCAAGGTTGCAAGAAATGTTGGTTCCCCTTTCTTGAAACCTTTCACAAGTTGCATCACGGACAGATGCATTCCATTTTGTGGCACCCGAACAAGGGGCACAATGCACGAGCCTCCGGGATCGCTTATGTGAAGTTAGTTGATACGCGGCGCGATTAGTGCATTGATCTCGAACCAGAAATCCAATCCCAGTATGATGTCAAAGACGTCCATGGGGGCAACGGTGAAGTCTGCCAATCCCTGCCAGCCTCCTAAATCAATGTGCATGTTAGGAGCAAAGCCATGAACGGTAGTAGGAAGGGAATTGACGGTCTTTGTCAGCGTGTCCCTAGATAGAAAGACAAGTCCAAGCTCCCTAGCTCGTTCCTCTGTCACAAAATTATGTGTCGTACTTGTGTCTACCATGATGCGCACGTCTTTTCCGTTTAACTTGGCATCGATAAATAATGATTCACGGGGCCTCACACGAGGCAGTTGGGCAATAACAGCGGCAAAGGTCATGTGGTTTATCAAGGCCATATGATTGAACAAGCCTACAACCTTGTTCTTCCCTTATCCTGCACCATCAGTTGGTGCTCCACGCTCTTCGGGTTGCTTTTCGGTAGGCGCAGCAGTTTGTCCTTGCTGCTGGTGGGCTGCAACAATTGCTTCTAGTTTGTTTAGTGTAGGGAAAA from Nicotiana tabacum cultivar K326 chromosome 24, ASM71507v2, whole genome shotgun sequence includes:
- the LOC142178413 gene encoding uncharacterized protein LOC142178413 → MALINHMTFAAVIAQLPRVRPRESLFIDAKLNGKDVRIMVDTSTTHNFVTEERARELGLVFLSRDTLTKTVNSLPTTVHGFAPNMHIDLGGWQGLADFTVAPMDVFDIILGLDFWFEINALIAPRFKKGEPTFLATLTGIVENSLEAVALPPCIEQVLEDNKDVIPQELPKQFPPRREIDHQIELVPGVKPLAMLPYRMAPPELEELRKQLKELLEPGHIRPSKAPYGAHILFQKKKEGTM